A window of bacterium contains these coding sequences:
- a CDS encoding TonB-dependent receptor, translating to MPHYLIIFDNNDCQQNLTEGMLAEFSREEYMKYRSWNRNDTRWSYGGIFITAAIAICFLLSWFTAPICRADDQGPDGQEKAQEEPIDFTSLSLEELKQVMIVSILKKPQKLSEATSAISVITQDDIRRSGATSIPELLRGLPGLQVAQINSSTWAVSARGFNHRFANKLLVLMDGRCLYTPSFSGVYWNVQDTLFEDIERIEVIRGPGATLWGANAVNGVINIITKKAKDTQGGLHVIGSGKEELGIGAFRYGARLGESAYGRFYLKYFLRDGFVNKSGDHGNDDWNSLRGGGRIDWSLSGSDSLTLQGDIYDGENGEREVVFVWPGSKEKSININNNFSGSNVLGRWAHTFSNSSGMALQVYYDRTEQEKQLCHAPSHTESFDTFDLDFQHNFRLISGAPQEIVWGLGYRLIQDRLNFGGDNPIFVPEDKNHDTHIVSAFLQDEIDVVRNRLQLTLGSKFEHTDYSGFQFQPSIRMLYKIPQNQNIWASVSRALRTPSLYEQDTSQPAPPPPPSSSSPSSPSSSSTSSTSGKPQYPNDKQKSPVILELKEDKHVQPEELIACELGYRIQPEEYFSLDSAIFYNDYDQLIVGKENIGQGESYGLELAANWDVTKYWALRFSYTFLRVHTSVDEDAGHPRKGPGADLPNIFLEGISPDHQVVVHSSVDLLRDLEFDMDLRYVDNLGSYTESYLEADARLGWNLRKNLELSVVGRNLLNNRHSEFVYMGYIPDSAGVNIEVERSIYWKITCRF from the coding sequence TTGCCGCATTATCTGATAATCTTCGATAATAATGACTGCCAGCAGAACCTTACGGAAGGAATGCTCGCTGAATTTTCCCGGGAGGAATACATGAAATATCGGTCGTGGAATCGTAATGACACTCGGTGGAGCTATGGAGGAATATTCATAACTGCCGCCATTGCCATCTGCTTTCTGCTGTCCTGGTTCACAGCGCCAATCTGCCGTGCTGATGACCAGGGACCGGATGGCCAGGAAAAGGCCCAGGAGGAGCCGATTGACTTCACTTCGTTGAGCCTGGAAGAGCTGAAGCAGGTCATGATTGTTTCGATATTGAAAAAACCGCAAAAACTCTCTGAAGCAACCTCGGCGATCTCGGTCATAACCCAGGACGATATTCGCAGGTCCGGTGCCACGAGCATTCCTGAGCTGCTGCGGGGGTTGCCCGGTCTTCAGGTAGCGCAGATCAACTCCAGCACCTGGGCGGTAAGCGCACGGGGATTCAATCACCGATTCGCCAACAAGCTTTTGGTGCTCATGGATGGCAGGTGTCTTTATACGCCCTCTTTTTCCGGTGTCTATTGGAATGTCCAGGATACGCTCTTTGAGGATATCGAACGAATTGAAGTGATTCGGGGGCCGGGCGCGACCTTATGGGGAGCGAATGCGGTCAACGGGGTGATTAACATTATCACTAAAAAGGCCAAAGATACCCAGGGAGGACTGCATGTAATAGGATCGGGTAAAGAGGAACTGGGAATTGGTGCCTTCCGCTATGGTGCCAGATTGGGAGAGAGCGCCTATGGCAGATTTTACCTGAAATATTTCCTGCGGGATGGCTTTGTCAATAAATCCGGTGACCACGGGAATGATGACTGGAATTCACTCCGGGGGGGTGGACGAATTGACTGGTCTCTTTCAGGCAGCGACTCACTTACCCTGCAAGGTGATATCTATGACGGCGAAAACGGCGAGCGGGAGGTGGTTTTTGTCTGGCCCGGATCAAAAGAAAAGAGCATAAATATTAACAATAATTTTTCCGGGAGCAATGTATTAGGCCGTTGGGCTCACACTTTTTCCAATTCGTCTGGAATGGCTTTGCAGGTATACTATGACCGGACAGAGCAGGAGAAACAGCTTTGCCATGCTCCCAGCCATACCGAGAGCTTCGATACCTTTGACCTCGACTTTCAGCACAACTTCAGGCTCATCTCCGGAGCGCCGCAGGAAATTGTCTGGGGGCTTGGCTACCGCCTGATACAAGATCGCCTTAACTTTGGCGGGGATAATCCCATCTTTGTGCCGGAAGACAAAAATCATGACACTCATATTGTAAGCGCCTTTCTTCAGGATGAAATAGACGTGGTCAGGAACAGGCTGCAATTGACGCTGGGATCTAAATTTGAGCATACCGATTACAGCGGATTTCAATTCCAGCCGAGTATCAGAATGCTGTATAAGATCCCCCAAAACCAGAATATCTGGGCTTCCGTGTCCCGTGCTCTCAGGACGCCATCCCTGTATGAACAGGATACCAGCCAGCCCGCGCCGCCGCCGCCGCCGTCATCGTCATCGCCGTCATCGCCGTCATCGTCATCAACGTCATCGACGTCCGGCAAGCCACAGTATCCGAACGACAAGCAAAAATCTCCGGTAATTTTGGAGCTGAAAGAGGACAAGCACGTTCAGCCGGAAGAGCTGATTGCCTGCGAGCTTGGATACCGCATTCAGCCTGAAGAGTATTTTTCTCTGGATTCGGCGATATTCTACAATGATTATGATCAACTTATTGTGGGTAAGGAGAATATTGGGCAGGGGGAATCCTATGGTTTAGAACTGGCTGCCAACTGGGATGTAACAAAATACTGGGCTCTTCGCTTTTCCTACACTTTCCTGCGGGTACACACCAGCGTTGATGAAGATGCCGGACATCCCAGGAAGGGACCTGGAGCGGATCTCCCGAATATTTTTCTGGAAGGTATCAGCCCTGACCACCAGGTGGTGGTCCACTCATCTGTGGACCTTCTCCGGGACCTGGAATTCGATATGGACCTGCGATATGTTGACAACCTCGGCAGCTATACCGAAAGTTACCTGGAAGCGGATGCCCGCCTTGGATGGAACTTGAGGAAAAACCTGGAGTTATCCGTCGTGGGACGGAATCTGCTGAATAACCGTCATTCTGAATTTGTGTATATGGGATATATACCCGACTCAGCCGGGGTTAATATAGAAGTTGAGCGAAGCATCTACTGGAAAATAACATGCCGATTCTAA
- a CDS encoding sigma-54 dependent transcriptional regulator produces MTMQLTVLLIDDEDQQLKLLHTFLTRQGHKVFTADNGQTGCEIAQKNIIDLVVSDFRMPGGDGLMVLKKVKELNPDIEVVIMTAFGSVEDAVGIMKAGAYDYLPKPVDLDEFDHLIKRIQEKRLLVAENRLLKQQLQEKIKFDGIFSQSGDMDEVMNMAARVAPSKTTVLVRGESGTGKELIARAIHYASPRKNRPWVVVNVAALSESLLESELFGHERGAFTGAMQQRIGRFEQADGGTLFIDEVGDIPLSVQVKLLRAIQFGQIERLGGNKTIQVDVRILAATNRNLEEMIRNGEFREDLYYRLNVVTIVLPPLRRRKRDIPILIDQFIRKFSMENNKKIKGITREALDQLMRYDYRGNVRELENIIERAVVLCRTEYITQQDLPIQIQIVSGKEILDPSNVSGNYEAKMKAFETEMIQEAMKLNNGNQSAAARMLGITERHLRSRLEKLGLKSKP; encoded by the coding sequence ATGACGATGCAGTTAACGGTTTTACTCATAGATGATGAAGACCAGCAGCTCAAATTATTACACACCTTTTTGACCCGGCAGGGCCATAAGGTCTTCACTGCCGACAATGGGCAAACCGGATGTGAGATCGCCCAGAAAAATATCATCGATCTGGTAGTATCGGATTTCCGTATGCCCGGGGGCGACGGTCTCATGGTCTTAAAAAAGGTCAAAGAGCTGAATCCTGACATCGAGGTAGTCATCATGACTGCTTTCGGAAGTGTTGAAGATGCCGTGGGGATCATGAAGGCCGGGGCCTACGATTATCTGCCCAAACCCGTTGACCTTGATGAATTTGATCACCTTATCAAGCGGATCCAGGAAAAGCGATTACTGGTTGCTGAAAATCGGCTCTTGAAGCAGCAACTCCAGGAAAAAATCAAGTTCGACGGCATTTTTTCCCAGAGTGGCGACATGGACGAAGTAATGAATATGGCAGCTCGCGTCGCACCGAGCAAGACGACCGTCCTGGTGCGGGGGGAAAGCGGCACCGGAAAGGAACTGATCGCCCGGGCCATCCATTATGCCAGTCCCCGGAAGAACAGGCCCTGGGTGGTGGTAAACGTTGCCGCGTTATCCGAGAGTTTGCTGGAAAGTGAATTGTTCGGTCATGAGCGGGGTGCCTTCACCGGAGCGATGCAGCAGAGAATCGGACGTTTTGAACAGGCCGATGGAGGAACCCTGTTTATCGACGAAGTCGGGGATATTCCTTTATCCGTTCAGGTAAAGTTATTGAGAGCCATTCAATTCGGACAGATCGAGCGGCTGGGTGGAAACAAAACCATTCAGGTCGATGTACGCATACTTGCCGCCACGAACCGAAATCTCGAAGAAATGATCAGGAACGGAGAATTCCGGGAAGACCTGTATTACCGGCTCAACGTGGTCACCATAGTGCTTCCTCCCCTGCGGCGTCGGAAAAGAGATATCCCCATCCTGATCGATCAGTTCATCAGGAAGTTTTCGATGGAAAACAATAAAAAGATCAAAGGCATTACCCGCGAAGCACTGGATCAGTTAATGAGGTATGATTACCGGGGGAATGTCCGCGAACTGGAGAATATCATCGAACGGGCCGTGGTTCTCTGCAGAACCGAATATATCACCCAACAGGATTTACCCATACAAATACAGATTGTTTCCGGAAAAGAGATCTTAGACCCCTCCAATGTATCGGGCAACTATGAAGCGAAGATGAAAGCCTTTGAGACTGAAATGATCCAGGAGGCAATGAAACTCAATAACGGAAACCAAAGTGCAGCCGCCAGAATGCTCGGTATCACCGAAAGGCATCTTCGCTCCCGCCTGGAAAAATTAGGGTTAAAAAGCAAACCGTAA
- the panD gene encoding aspartate 1-decarboxylase, with protein MQRIILKSKIHRAVVTDTCLHYEGSIGISADLLEAANILEGEQVHIYNLNTGGRFETYAIREAPDSGRIILNGAASRLAAPGDLVIIATYVLMTDAEYRNFQPIKLKVDHLNRIVREQ; from the coding sequence ATGCAACGGATTATCTTAAAATCGAAAATTCATCGGGCCGTGGTTACCGATACCTGTCTTCACTACGAGGGAAGCATCGGCATCAGTGCCGACCTTCTTGAGGCTGCCAATATCCTGGAGGGAGAACAGGTTCATATCTATAACCTGAATACCGGAGGCCGATTTGAAACTTACGCTATCAGGGAAGCGCCCGATTCAGGCCGGATCATCCTGAATGGAGCGGCCTCGAGACTGGCTGCTCCGGGGGACCTTGTTATCATTGCCACCTATGTCCTCATGACCGATGCCGAATACCGGAACTTTCAGCCCATCAAGCTGAAGGTGGACCACCTGAACCGGATCGTCCGGGAACAATGA
- a CDS encoding ATP-binding protein, protein MPFFSHISIKQKLNLIITFTSWTTLLAASIAFMAKDTITFRQTLINDTSSLAQVIGTNSSGALVFDDRRAAEKNLSALHAKPHVFFACIYNRDGKVFATYHPGSPGPDLVPPKPQKTGYYFKDKYLFLFHQIYLEEEMIGTVFIQYDLAEIRSRMKQSAGIVAVIISAAFLLAMLLSILLQRIISEPILNLAQTARTISQQKDYSVRARKQSHDEIGTLIDGFNEMLAEIQDRDNELKCHKEHLEEEVVKRTAELESQRQALQDALNRAERLAVEAEAANSAKSEFLANMSHEIRTPMNAILGLTELLDSLIADKKQKNYLETIKSSGKSLLTLINDILDLSKIEAGKMELHYEPVNPYPLFHEIKDIFSLSVSRKGLEFVMNIAPDIPESLLLDDVRLRQILFNLVGNAVKFTERGQIKLSARKTLHQNDPKTIDLIIAVEDTGIGIDPESHGKIFEAFRQQDGQSTKKYGGTGLGLTISKRLAEMMGGTISVKSQVNRGSTFEITLHGVSIAPAGVQHPHGRLSASQDSSFDTAGKKVENKEVKNEEPESLSPETLAMLPEIIGKLENEHMNSWKRARQNGLFDDIAGFGHRIKEYGDRHSLKVLQQFGDDLILQVSTFDIDKMMSILDSYPGLITRLKSLPQGRCKEKCNGQ, encoded by the coding sequence ATGCCCTTCTTCAGCCATATCTCGATTAAGCAGAAGCTGAATCTGATCATTACCTTCACCAGTTGGACCACCCTGCTGGCTGCTTCGATAGCTTTCATGGCCAAGGACACGATAACCTTTCGTCAGACGCTGATCAACGATACCTCCAGCCTGGCCCAGGTTATCGGGACAAACAGCTCCGGCGCTCTGGTTTTCGATGACCGCAGGGCAGCGGAAAAAAACCTGTCAGCCCTTCATGCCAAGCCGCATGTGTTCTTTGCCTGCATTTACAACCGGGACGGAAAAGTATTCGCTACCTATCATCCCGGCAGCCCCGGTCCGGATCTCGTACCGCCGAAACCGCAGAAAACCGGATATTATTTCAAAGACAAGTATCTTTTCCTGTTTCATCAGATATATCTGGAAGAAGAAATGATCGGCACGGTTTTTATCCAATATGACCTGGCCGAGATCCGCTCCCGGATGAAACAGTCAGCCGGTATCGTGGCCGTGATCATATCTGCGGCTTTTTTACTGGCCATGCTGCTCTCGATTCTGCTCCAGCGCATCATTTCCGAGCCGATTTTGAATCTGGCGCAGACAGCCAGAACCATTTCACAGCAGAAAGATTATTCGGTCAGAGCAAGAAAGCAGAGTCATGACGAAATCGGGACCCTCATTGACGGATTTAACGAGATGCTGGCTGAAATTCAGGACCGGGACAACGAATTGAAGTGCCATAAGGAACATCTGGAAGAGGAGGTGGTCAAGCGCACAGCCGAGCTGGAAAGTCAGCGTCAGGCATTGCAGGACGCCCTGAACCGCGCCGAACGACTGGCCGTCGAGGCCGAGGCGGCTAACAGCGCCAAGAGTGAATTTCTGGCCAATATGAGCCACGAAATCCGCACCCCGATGAATGCCATTTTAGGGCTTACCGAATTACTGGACTCTCTCATCGCCGATAAAAAACAGAAAAACTACCTTGAAACCATTAAATCGAGCGGGAAGAGTCTTTTGACCTTAATCAATGATATCCTTGACCTTTCCAAGATCGAAGCCGGGAAAATGGAGCTCCACTATGAGCCGGTCAATCCCTATCCCCTGTTTCATGAGATCAAGGATATCTTTTCCCTGAGCGTATCCCGCAAAGGACTTGAATTTGTCATGAACATAGCTCCTGACATTCCCGAAAGCCTGCTCTTGGATGATGTCCGGCTGCGGCAGATACTTTTTAATCTCGTCGGGAATGCCGTCAAATTTACGGAGCGGGGGCAGATCAAACTCTCGGCCAGGAAAACCCTGCACCAGAACGATCCGAAGACAATCGATTTAATCATTGCCGTAGAGGACACCGGCATCGGCATCGACCCTGAATCTCACGGCAAGATATTCGAGGCCTTCAGGCAGCAGGATGGCCAGAGCACCAAAAAGTACGGAGGGACCGGACTGGGGTTGACCATCTCGAAACGTCTGGCGGAAATGATGGGGGGAACAATCTCGGTTAAAAGCCAGGTGAATAGAGGGAGCACTTTTGAGATTACCCTTCATGGCGTATCGATTGCACCAGCCGGGGTGCAGCATCCACACGGGAGATTATCAGCCTCTCAAGACAGCTCATTTGACACGGCAGGAAAAAAGGTGGAAAATAAGGAGGTAAAAAATGAAGAGCCGGAAAGTCTCTCGCCTGAAACTCTGGCCATGCTCCCGGAGATCATCGGCAAACTGGAAAACGAGCATATGAATTCATGGAAGAGAGCCCGTCAGAATGGCCTTTTTGACGATATTGCCGGTTTTGGTCATCGGATAAAAGAATATGGCGACAGGCATTCACTCAAGGTCCTTCAGCAGTTTGGCGATGATTTGATCTTGCAGGTGAGTACCTTTGATATCGATAAAATGATGAGCATATTGGATTCTTATCCCGGATTGATTACCAGACTCAAATCATTACCCCAGGGCAGATGCAAGGAGAAATGCAATGGTCAATGA
- a CDS encoding response regulator, translating into MVNDSKTSSRILIVDDVPQNIQVLANILKEAGYQMGFAKDAKTALAHTDSTQFDLILLDIMMPEIDGYDVCARLKEDRRKKDIPVIFITAKGETADKTRGFELGAVDYITKPFDVQEVLARVKTHLTIRSYATRLEQMVEERTRQLVHADRLATLGTFSAAIVHEINNPLSHVLGNAKLLQLLWNSLKPLVEGHAGKNTEGERIREDMRSMDGALTSLLDGCYRISRLTNSLRTYSRQSNAQKENYPLIDIINDALHVVMHKLKFLGITVDATVPRDLAIYGDQQKISQIFINLIDNACDAMEENAGGKITIQASAVDNQIDIRITDNGPGIPGKIADMIFNPFFTTKSKDKGTGLGLFIVKNIVEEYQGTITVSSGNGKGTEFHITLPGNTTSLSFQEAAAASDMR; encoded by the coding sequence ATGGTCAATGACAGCAAAACCAGTTCCCGGATATTGATCGTTGATGACGTCCCCCAGAATATCCAGGTACTGGCTAATATCCTGAAAGAAGCCGGTTATCAGATGGGATTTGCCAAGGACGCCAAAACCGCCCTTGCTCACACCGATTCCACCCAGTTCGATTTGATTCTCCTGGATATCATGATGCCGGAGATTGACGGCTACGATGTCTGTGCACGGTTAAAAGAGGACAGGAGGAAAAAGGATATCCCGGTCATTTTCATTACCGCCAAGGGGGAGACAGCGGACAAAACCAGAGGATTTGAGCTTGGAGCCGTCGATTATATCACCAAACCTTTTGATGTCCAGGAAGTCCTGGCCCGCGTCAAGACCCACCTGACCATACGAAGTTATGCGACCAGGCTGGAGCAGATGGTCGAAGAAAGAACCCGCCAGCTTGTCCATGCAGACCGGCTGGCTACCCTTGGTACCTTTTCCGCTGCCATTGTGCATGAAATCAATAATCCCCTGTCCCATGTCCTGGGGAATGCCAAGCTGCTCCAGTTACTGTGGAATTCGCTCAAGCCGCTGGTGGAGGGGCATGCCGGTAAGAATACCGAAGGAGAAAGGATCCGGGAAGATATGCGGAGTATGGATGGAGCGCTAACCAGTCTCCTCGATGGCTGCTATCGCATATCCCGGCTTACCAACAGCCTGCGAACCTATTCCCGGCAAAGCAATGCTCAAAAAGAAAACTACCCGCTGATCGATATCATCAATGACGCTCTTCATGTCGTCATGCATAAGCTCAAGTTTCTTGGTATAACAGTTGATGCAACTGTCCCCCGGGATCTGGCGATATATGGGGATCAGCAAAAAATCTCCCAGATTTTCATCAATCTTATTGATAACGCCTGTGATGCGATGGAAGAGAATGCCGGGGGGAAAATAACCATACAGGCCTCTGCCGTTGATAATCAAATCGATATCAGGATTACGGACAATGGTCCCGGCATACCCGGAAAAATAGCCGACATGATTTTTAATCCCTTCTTCACGACCAAAAGCAAGGATAAGGGAACCGGCCTTGGTCTTTTTATCGTCAAGAATATCGTCGAGGAATACCAGGGGACGATTACCGTATCTTCGGGGAACGGGAAGGGAACCGAGTTCCACATCACCCTGCCGGGGAACACGACGAGCCTGTCATTCCAGGAAGCGGCAGCGGCCAGTGACATGAGGTGA
- a CDS encoding YfiR family protein encodes MKPAQRLSLKAVIAACTILLLTGLLAVPAGLSAQTRALSGSEYQVKAGFIYNFAKFVEWPQGTFNHDNDPLILCIVSNNPESDVFFSLNSKTVGGRKIQVRKYEDMKDIGTCHILFLDSIDKTLIQEGLKTVRDRSVLTISHIKGFTQQGGIINFFIEEGRLRFEVNLDAARRCGLKLGSQLLVSAEIIAREQK; translated from the coding sequence ATGAAACCAGCTCAAAGGCTTTCCCTGAAAGCCGTGATCGCAGCATGTACTATACTGCTGCTCACCGGACTGCTTGCCGTACCCGCCGGCCTGAGTGCCCAGACCCGCGCCTTATCCGGTTCGGAGTATCAGGTCAAGGCTGGTTTCATTTATAATTTTGCCAAATTCGTCGAATGGCCGCAGGGCACCTTTAATCATGATAATGACCCGCTTATTCTCTGTATTGTCTCCAATAATCCTGAGAGCGATGTTTTTTTCTCCCTGAACAGCAAGACCGTCGGGGGCAGGAAAATACAGGTAAGAAAATACGAAGATATGAAAGACATCGGAACCTGCCATATTCTTTTCCTTGATTCGATAGATAAAACCCTTATCCAGGAAGGGTTAAAAACAGTCAGGGACCGCAGTGTCTTAACCATAAGCCATATCAAAGGATTTACTCAGCAAGGGGGAATCATCAACTTTTTTATCGAGGAAGGCAGACTCAGGTTTGAAGTGAATCTGGATGCTGCCAGGCGCTGCGGGCTGAAGCTGGGCTCACAGCTTCTTGTATCTGCCGAGATCATCGCCAGGGAGCAGAAGTGA
- a CDS encoding sugar phosphate isomerase/epimerase family protein, which yields MTSIAKIQENIFVHVPFCSFPEYRSRIADHRLNVEILITADDLDREPHASIREIGRFLSAHQLSCTIHGPFLDLDPGSSDSRIRMVSRERYQQLLALIPPLAPRIVVFHADFDPLFYGDRAEIWLKRSIETWLSVAEAAKKAGTRIALENVLEKTPQIIQELIQKVDSPSLGMCLDIGHAHIFSPVPLPDWVSSLGSRIFELHLHDNHGQEDEHLALGEGTIDVQGVLKAIQHEGIFPALTIEALNEEHVMLSLQRLSSCLSR from the coding sequence GTGACATCGATAGCCAAAATCCAGGAAAATATTTTTGTTCATGTTCCTTTCTGCTCTTTCCCTGAGTACCGGTCCAGAATCGCGGACCACCGGCTCAATGTGGAAATCCTGATTACGGCTGATGACCTGGACAGGGAACCCCATGCCTCCATCAGGGAAATAGGCCGTTTTCTCAGCGCACATCAGCTTTCCTGCACTATTCACGGTCCATTCCTCGACCTTGATCCCGGATCGTCCGACAGCCGTATCCGGATGGTTTCACGGGAGCGGTATCAGCAACTGCTGGCCCTCATACCCCCTCTGGCCCCCAGGATCGTTGTCTTTCACGCTGACTTTGATCCTCTTTTCTATGGGGACCGGGCCGAGATCTGGCTGAAGCGGAGCATCGAAACCTGGCTGTCGGTGGCAGAAGCAGCCAAAAAGGCAGGGACCAGAATCGCTCTTGAAAATGTTCTTGAGAAGACACCGCAGATAATTCAGGAACTTATCCAGAAAGTCGATTCCCCTTCATTGGGGATGTGCCTTGATATCGGACATGCGCATATTTTTTCCCCGGTCCCTCTGCCTGACTGGGTCAGCAGCCTGGGATCGAGGATTTTCGAGCTTCACCTTCACGACAATCACGGCCAGGAGGACGAGCACCTTGCTCTGGGAGAAGGAACAATCGATGTTCAGGGCGTGCTGAAAGCGATTCAGCATGAGGGCATATTCCCGGCCCTGACCATCGAAGCCCTGAATGAAGAGCATGTCATGCTCAGTCTCCAGAGATTATCTTCCTGTCTGTCAAGGTAA
- a CDS encoding lamin tail domain-containing protein, producing the protein MVKEFRHTGLILLLTGILFLSACGAGDPGKARDGSGKLAVNEIMAEDADGGPDWIELYAIGQEPVYLGDYSLADDNPGRKPEPLPDIVLKPGEFIVVQATEQEPGDGSISVPFKLGSDDSVSLYYLNAEVVDELDWKAGDVPAGSSYGRLPDGTGAARTLTPTPNTVNRAAEDSPAEVVPKPSLVINEIVAADAGGGPDWIELYVLGEDSVHLNDYALIDDSTDREHAFLPDITLQPGEFFIVLATDQEPEDGSFSVPFKLGSDDCVSLYYQDTNIIDVLDWGAGDAPSGASYGRLPDGTGKPRTLTPTPGGVNSGGGS; encoded by the coding sequence GTGGTCAAAGAATTCAGGCACACAGGATTAATCCTTCTCCTTACAGGGATACTATTCCTCTCGGCATGTGGTGCCGGCGACCCGGGCAAAGCCAGGGACGGTTCGGGGAAACTGGCAGTCAACGAGATCATGGCCGAGGACGCTGATGGCGGACCTGATTGGATTGAGCTGTATGCCATTGGTCAGGAGCCTGTTTACCTGGGTGATTACTCACTGGCTGACGATAATCCGGGGCGGAAGCCTGAACCCCTGCCCGACATTGTCCTGAAGCCCGGTGAATTTATCGTTGTCCAGGCTACTGAGCAGGAACCTGGGGATGGCTCCATTTCCGTGCCATTCAAGCTGGGCTCCGATGACAGCGTGAGCCTCTATTATTTGAACGCTGAAGTTGTAGATGAGCTGGATTGGAAAGCAGGGGATGTGCCGGCCGGCTCCAGTTATGGCCGTCTGCCCGACGGTACGGGTGCGGCCCGCACACTGACCCCGACCCCGAACACCGTGAACAGGGCGGCTGAGGATTCCCCTGCGGAGGTGGTTCCAAAACCTTCTCTGGTTATTAATGAAATTGTGGCCGCAGATGCTGGCGGCGGCCCTGACTGGATCGAGCTGTATGTCCTCGGCGAAGATTCCGTTCATCTGAATGATTATGCCTTGATTGACGACAGCACCGATCGTGAGCACGCATTCTTGCCTGATATTACCTTACAGCCCGGTGAATTTTTCATTGTCCTGGCCACTGATCAGGAGCCCGAAGACGGCTCCTTCTCCGTGCCCTTCAAACTGGGCTCTGATGACTGCGTCAGCCTTTACTATCAGGATACCAACATTATCGATGTGCTGGACTGGGGAGCAGGAGATGCACCTTCGGGCGCGAGCTATGGCCGCCTGCCCGATGGCACCGGCAAACCCCGGACACTCACTCCAACCCCTGGCGGGGTAAACTCAGGGGGTGGATCATGA